Proteins found in one Lycium ferocissimum isolate CSIRO_LF1 chromosome 6, AGI_CSIRO_Lferr_CH_V1, whole genome shotgun sequence genomic segment:
- the LOC132058844 gene encoding uncharacterized protein LOC132058844: MATQESARKLFGPGSYPLINLLNHLQSDDDNLRKQAETLFNYTKKNYPNALVQKLFETVQRSTPKTKIPGIRCYDVLSDILPTLWISLSPTTRNDLKIGLNYKVWLETDYEMLKACCSCVSSLACLLFKKNEWDILFYFMFRNLSSNSWNRKLGALLLWNDLIPKCPEVFGIYVDVLIEGFRALMPTVSEDHRCGVAAARASVKLMLYFATPSSYSKFYGLLGHVIMTLFMALGEEVLVCSLLEDLIVLAGVETAFFKVQFDVVFESMVRLAANLDLVESLRQLAIEFVVTVAEDRESGCGMMQTVNQELVTKLLLVLIDMLVDIDDDPSWGNAASDDENEGEFSSCGYAMERLDRLAIALGGNVIVPNCPSSLFNLLHNEDWQIRHAAVTAFGLISEGCSKVIEICSKDMEQLVEAILKLIQDTHPRVRWATIRSIGQLSKYLSPYFQEQYQQQLLPALLEVLDDFDNPRLQTRATSALLLFSHNCSADVLKPYLHKIVSKLVGFLQRGMTMMKEAALETLASLAISSQEDSAYIYDSIMPYLKIILLTATKDTSPMLLAKSLECLTMITMAVGNLAILDYVEKVITALISLQETDMEVEDPMRCLLLQAWGRLCKCLGVGFIPYLSIAMPIVLKSATLKNYMSVSNNSDTDDSDDESMIDVTTGNKKMGIRSALLEEKALACHMLCCFAAELKEGLHLWVNEVVSALVPNLTFKYSEEVRMAGIPAMPLLLNSAACAMEKELPVTGCGKSPVKKLSDTIITALLDALKEESNIQIQARLLEAFNESIQIPGSHMSKHQAENFVDGISKVLSTCSYHKTEREKRAKEHEDLRELELLKEEAEQHLTICRNIGICLGTMVKKLKASFLPLFDKFLPYLSLMWSNDRTAEERRIIVHLFRDIAEQCREEAFRYYEEWIPLLPKVYYHKNPDVPQIVGTAIGICAEFGGKFLKPHTIVIFNHIKTVMEHPNAKNPVNIMAYEAAVSTCGKLNQYVSEGIYTYEFILLWLSHLPIRCNLDEAKISHELLCSMMETSEQKVIGPDGSYIPTIITIFAEVLWAGNNLATEETTRRIINLLKKFQKELQPHVLSNILETLPLPHQNMLRTVLTTI; this comes from the exons ATGGCAACACAAGAATCAGCAAGAAAACTATTTGGACCCGGTTCATACCCTCTTATAAACCTTCTAAATCATCTCCAAAGCGACGACGATAATCTTCGTAAACAAGCAGAAACTCTGTTCAATTACACCAAGAAAAACTACCCAAATGCTCTAGTTCAGAAACTTTTCGAAACAGTTCAACGTAGTACCCCGAAAACGAAGATTCCAGGTATTCGATGTTATGATgttttaagtgatattttaccAACCCTTTGGATTTCTCTTTCGCCAACTACAAGAAATGATTTAAAGATTGGTTTGAATTACAAGGTTTGGCTTGAAACAGATTATGAAATGCTCAAGGCTTGTTGTTCTTGTGTATCGAGTTTAGCGTGTTtgcttttcaagaaaaatgaatggGATATTCTGTTTTACTTTATGTTTAGGAACTTGAGTTCGAATTCTTGGAATAGAAAGTTAGGTGCTTTGTTATTATGGAATGATTTGATACCTAAATGTCCTGAGGTTTTCGGAATTTATGTTGATGTTTTGATTGAGGGTTTTAGGGCATTAATGCCTACTGTATCGGAAGATCATCGATGTGGGGTTGCTGCTGCTAGAGCATCTGTGAAGTTGATGTTGTATTTCGCGACTCCTTCGAGTTATTCcaagttttatggtcttttaGGGCATGTTATAATGACCTTGTTTATGGCACTTGGTGAGGAGGTTCTTGTTTGTAGTCTTCTTGAAGATTTGATTGTTTTAGCTGGGGTGGAGACCGCGTTCTTTAAAGTTCAATTTGATGTTGTTTTCGAGTCTATGGTTAGGTTAGCTGCTAATTTGGACTTAGTGGAAAGTTTAAGGCAACTTGCTATAGAGTTTGTTGTTACTGTTGCTGAGGATAGGGAGAGTGGATGTGGGATGATGCAAACGGTTAATCAAGAACTTGTTACGAAATTGCTTCTTGTGTTGATTGATATGTTGGTGGATATTGATGATGACCCTTCTTGGGGAAATGCAGCTAgtgatgatgaaaatgaaggggAGTTTAGTTCATGTGGTTATGCTATGGAGAGATTGGATAGGCTAGCAATTGCATTAGGGGGAAATGTAATTGTGCCTAATTGCCCTTCGAGCTTGTTCAACTTGTTGCATAATGAAGATTGGCAAATTCGCCATGCTGCCGTTACTGCATTTGGGCTTATTTCAGAGGGATGCTCAAAGGTAATAGAAATATGCTCAAAGGATATGGAGCAGCTTGTCGAGGCTATTCTGAAACTAATCCAAGATACGCACCCTCGAGTGCGCTGGGCAACAATTCGCTCAATTGGTCAGCTATCAAAGTATTTGAGCCCGTATTTTCAAGAGCAATATCAGCAACAGCTCCTTCCAGCTTTGTTAGAAGTACTGGATGATTTTGATAATCCCAGGTTGCAG ACACGTGCAACTTCAGCTCTACTTTTGTTCAGTCACAATTGCAGTGCAGATGTCTTGAAACCTTACCTGCACAAGATAGTGAGTAAATTAGTCGGGTTTCTACAG AGAGGAATGACAATGATGAAGGAAGCAGCTCTGGAAACTTTAGCCTCTTTAGCTATTTCATCACAG GAGGACTCTGCATACATATATGATTCTATAATGCCTTATCTGAAAATTATCTTGCTAACTGCTACTAAAGATACAAGTCCCATGCTCCTGGCCAAATCCTTGGAATGCCTTACCATGATAACAATGGCTGTTGGAAATCTAGCAATCCTTGATTATGTTGAAAAG GTCATTACTGCGCTCATTTCACTGCAAGAAACTGACATGGAGGTGGAAGATCCAATGAGGTGCCTCTTGTTACAA GCATGGGGTAGACTATGCAAATGCTTAGGGGTGGGTTTCATTCCTTATCTGAGTATTGCCATGCCCATTGTGCTAAAATCTGCTACGCTGAAGAATTATATGAGTGTTTCTAATAATTCAGATACAGATGATTCTGATGATGAAAG CATGATTGATGTCACTACTGGGAACAAAAAGATGGGGATAAGAAGTGCACTTCTGGAAGAAAAAGCCTTGGCGTGTCATATGCTATGCTGCTTTGCAGCTGAGTTGAAAGAAGGGCTCCATTTGTGGGTTAATGAG GTTGTTAGTGCTTTAGTTCCGAATCTTACCTTCAAATACAGCGAAGAAGTAAGAATGGCCGGCATTCCTG CAATGCCATTACTGTTAAATTCAGCTGCTTGTGCTATGGAGAAAGAGCTTCCTGTAACAGGTTGTGGCAAGTCCCCGGTTAAAAAGCTATCTGACACTATTATCACGGCTTTGCTTGATGCGTTAAAGGAG GAGTCAAACATACAAATTCAAGCAAGATTGTTGGAGGCATTCAATGAAAGCATTCAG ATTCCGGGTTCACATATGAGTAAACACCAAGCTGAAAATTTTGTTGATGGCATATCAAAGGTTCTCTCAACTTGCTCATACCACAAAacagaaagagagaaaagagctAAAGAACACGAAGATCTAAGGGAGCTGGAACTACTTAAGGAGGAAGCTGAGCAACACTTAACTATCTGTCGAAAC ATTGGTATTTGCCTGGGAACTATGGTGAAAAAACTCAAGGCATCATTCTTGCCTCTTTTTGACAAGTTTTTGCCTTATCTATCACTTATGTGG AGTAATGATAGAACAGCAGAAGAAAGAAGAATCATAGTGCACCTTTTCCGTGATATTGCTGAGCAGTGCCGAGAAGAAGCATTCAG ATACTATGAAGAGTGGATACCTCTCCTGCCTAAAGTTTACTATCATAAGAATCCAGATGTTCCACAG attgtGGGAACTGCAATTGGTATTTGTGCTGAATTCGGAGGAAAATTCCTTAAGCCTCATACTATAG TaatattcaatcatataaaaactgTAATGGAGCATCCTAATGCAAAAAACCCGGTTAACATCATGGCTTATGAGGCTGCTGTTTCTACCTGTGGGAAGTTAAACCAGTATGTCTCCGAAGGCATCTACACCTATGAG TTTATATTGCTTTGGCTTAGCCACTTACCAATAAGGTGTAATCTCGATGAGGCTAAAATCAGTCACGAACTGCTTTGTTCAATGATGGAAAC GTCAGAGCAGAAAGTTATTGGCCCTGATGGATCTTATATACCGACTATAATAACAATTTTTGCTGAG GTTTTATGGGCAGGGAACAACTTGGCCACAGAAGAAACTACGAGGCGAATTATCAATCTATTGAAGAAGTTCCAAAAGGAACTGCAGCCGCATGTCTTGTCCAACATACTTGAAACATTACCTTTACCACATCAAAACATGTTGCGCACTGTCCTGACCACCATATAA
- the LOC132058845 gene encoding ethylene-responsive transcription factor 15-like, whose translation MDLKIQDHEKLLPIKVEVESLENDQDSISKEEKHYIGVRKRPWGKYAAEIRDSTRNGRRVWLGTFDTAEEAALTYDQAAFCTRGPSTCLNFSVEKVRESLTKMECNNLKDGLLLALKEKHKKRSSTSRKKKQVNSIKEEENVLIFEDLGPDLLDELLSEYTSCSN comes from the coding sequence ATGGATTTGaagattcaagatcatgagAAACTACTCCCTATCAAAGTTGAAGTTGAATCACTAGAAAATGATCAAGATTCCATCTCCAAGGAAGAAAAACACTATATAGGTGTCCGAAAAAGGCCATGGGGAAAATATGCAGCTGAAATTAGGGATTCAACAAGGAATGGAAGAAGGGTTTGGCTTGGAACTTTCGACACTGCTGAAGAAGCTGCTTTGACCTATGACCAAGCCGCGTTTTGCACAAGAGGTCCTTCAACTTGCCTGAACTTCTCTGTGGAAAAAGTGCGTGAATCACTAACAAAAATGGAATGTAACAACCTTAAAGATGGGTTGTTGCTAGCCCTAAAAGAGAAACACAAGAAGAGAAGTAGtacttcaagaaaaaagaaacaagtgAATAGTattaaagaagaagagaatgtGTTAATATTTGAAGATTTAGGTCCTGATTTATTAGATGAACTCTTATCTGAGTACACCTCTTGTTCAAATTAG